A single genomic interval of Helianthus annuus cultivar XRQ/B chromosome 13, HanXRQr2.0-SUNRISE, whole genome shotgun sequence harbors:
- the LOC110901432 gene encoding putative ubiquitin-conjugating enzyme E2 38, whose translation MLPTGNSKVTLVYVCGFLLGLKCLQIAAKHVSSLLLHKNTMAKANEGIKLDPKEVKRKYRNFKKFDVVEDYSDHHFLKSKSSWWQPPKKWTKKIQEEWRILKRDLPDMIYVRVYEGRMDLLRAVIIGVEGTPYNDGLFFFDVCFPKNYPNEPPQVYYHSGGLRINPNLYTSGDVCLSLLNTWHGSKNEKWTPTISTMLQVLVSMQGMVLNAKPYFNEPGYEASRGSASGENLALEYNQRTLIYSLKTMVYTMKKPPKHFEDLVIGHFRDRASGILTMCRDYYTKGLGVKCGIVVTTETATSQDNKKEVEGYMKTLVGAFKHIGLEDREEFVAEGEAKAENLTLQLQKKKKKKKNLGQKILSCFVI comes from the exons ATGCTACCAACCGGAAACTCGAAAGTTACACTTGTTTATGTTTGTGGGTTTTTACTAGGATTAAAGTGTTTGCAGATAGCAGCCAAGCACGTGTCGTCTTTGTTACTACACAAGAATACAATGGCTAAAGCAAACGAG GGTATCAAACTAGATCCAAAAGAAGTTAAGAGGAAATATAGGAACTTCAAGAAGTTTGATGTTGTTGAGGACTATTCAGATCATCACTTTTTGAAATCAAAATCATCATGGTGGCAG CCACCAAAAAAATGGACTAAAAAGATTCAAGAAGAATGGAGGATTCTTAAGAGGGATTTGCCTG ATATGATATATGTTAGGGTCTATGAAGGGAGAATGGATCTTTTAAGAGCTGTGATAATAGGAGTAGAAGGGACTCCATATAATGATGGTCTTTTTTTCTTTGATGTGTGCTTTCCTAAAAACTACCCTAATGAACCACCT CAAGTGTATTATCACTCAGGTGGCCTAAGAATTAATCCGAATCTATACACCAGTGGCGACGTTTGCTTGAGCCTTCTAAACACTTGGCACGGTTCCAAGAATGAGAAATGGACGCCGACCATTTCAACTATGCTCCAGGTTTTGGTCTCTATGCAGGGTATGGTTTTGAATGCAAAGCCCTATTTCAATGAACCCGGATATGAAGCTTCTAGGGGCTCGGCTTCTGGTGAGAATCTTGCACTGGAATACAATCAGCGTACGCTAATTTACTCTCTCAAAACTATGGTTTACACCATGAAGAAACCACCTAAG CATTTTGAAGATCTAGTGATTGGTCATTTTCGCGATCGTGCAAGTGGCATTCTAACAATGTGTAGAGATTATTACACGAAAGGCTTGGGAGTCAAGTGCGGTATTGTCGTGACTACTGAGACAGCGACTTCACAGGATAACAAGAAAGAAGTCGAAGGGTACATGAAGACACTTGTAGGAGCATTTAAACATATAGGGTTAGAGGATCGGGAGGAGTTTGTGGCCGAAGGTGAAGCCAAAGCCGAAAATCTAACGCTTCAAttacaaaagaagaaaaagaagaagaagaacctaGGTCAGAAGATATTGTCGTGTTTCGTCATCTAA
- the LOC110898878 gene encoding thioredoxin 1 has protein sequence MARVLETLTLPRASAVPATSRNFVNLQASRGLRIQSFGSPKLGRKLSARIVCQAQEAVQVLAVTDATWQKNVLESDVPVLVEFWAPWCGPCRMIHPIIDELAKEYTGKLACYKVNTDESPTIASQYGIRSIPTVIIFKGGEKKDAVIGAVPKSTLSTSIEKFL, from the exons ATGGCTCGTGTTCTTGAAACTCTTACACTTCCCCGGGCCTCTGCCGTCCCAGCGACATCAcggaactttgtaaatttgcagGCATCAAGAGGTTTGAGAATCCAGTCGTTTGGATCGCCTAAGTTGGGACGTAAATTAAGCGCACGTATTGTTTGCCAGGCTCAGGAAGCTGTTCAAG TTCTTGCAGTCACTGATGCAACATGGCAAAAAAATGTCCTGGAGTCTGATGTCCCTGTACTGGTTGAGTTCTGGGCCCCATGGTGCGGGCCTTGTCGCATGATCCACCCGATCATCGATGAACTTGCAAAGGAGTACACAGGGAAACTCGCTTGTTACAAGGTGAATACTGATGAAAGCCCCACAATTGCAAGCCAATATGGGATCAGAAGCATCCCCACTGTTATTATATTCAAAGGTGGTGAGAAGAAAGATGCAGTTATTGGTGCAG